From a single Candidatus Polarisedimenticolia bacterium genomic region:
- a CDS encoding DUF6600 domain-containing protein produces MIRSWRVLCVIVTAALLSACVTVGSSGEYEYSSRSDVSTGVSFDLFYSNLSPHGSWLVSAEYGRVWQPNEYDRGWNPYYDGRWVYTDFGWTWVSDYSWGAIPYHYGTWYVDANYGWVWVPGTVWAPSWVVFRTGPDYIGWCPVPPRYTVTASFRFDEPRSDLFVFVSSRDFLSPRIRTAVVPDNRRTTIINNTQIVNNITIENNIVVNRGPDVATVERASGRQVRRYRIEEVAKVAPGRTVDREQLKVDRRGGRELRATEPVTRDTPSGPKASGREDRVDPRDAAESRRDDRRPGRPEVRDRDKDREMDPEDQRGPEMRAPASGPEGPRPRSEEPERSPDRPDREPGRPDARPRNPRQDRPEQDRPGQARPGQDRPDQRDRDKKHDEWLHPRDSGPGGRPTVDTPDQQNQDEARKPPKQKRPPRDERKQKQEQKKQKEKEHKPEEDKPPQEDSDDGGGARR; encoded by the coding sequence ATGATCCGATCATGGAGAGTCCTCTGCGTCATCGTGACGGCCGCGCTGCTTTCGGCCTGTGTCACGGTCGGGTCTTCGGGCGAGTACGAATATTCTTCGAGGAGCGACGTCTCGACCGGAGTCTCGTTCGACTTGTTCTATTCCAACCTCAGTCCGCACGGATCCTGGCTGGTCTCGGCCGAATACGGGCGGGTCTGGCAGCCGAACGAGTACGACCGCGGCTGGAACCCCTACTATGACGGACGGTGGGTCTACACCGACTTCGGGTGGACCTGGGTCTCGGACTATTCGTGGGGCGCGATCCCGTACCACTACGGGACCTGGTATGTCGACGCCAACTACGGGTGGGTCTGGGTTCCGGGCACTGTGTGGGCGCCATCGTGGGTCGTGTTCCGCACCGGACCGGACTACATCGGCTGGTGTCCGGTGCCTCCGCGCTACACCGTGACCGCCTCGTTCCGCTTCGACGAGCCGCGCAGCGATCTGTTCGTGTTCGTCTCGTCGCGCGACTTCCTGTCGCCGCGAATCCGGACGGCGGTCGTCCCGGACAACCGGAGGACCACGATCATCAACAACACGCAGATCGTCAACAACATCACGATCGAGAACAACATCGTGGTGAACCGCGGCCCGGACGTCGCGACGGTCGAGAGGGCGAGCGGACGCCAGGTGCGGCGCTACCGGATCGAAGAGGTCGCGAAGGTCGCGCCGGGCAGAACGGTCGACCGCGAGCAGCTCAAGGTCGATCGGCGAGGCGGGCGGGAGCTCCGCGCCACCGAGCCGGTGACGAGGGACACGCCCTCCGGGCCGAAGGCGTCCGGGCGCGAGGACCGCGTGGACCCGCGCGACGCGGCCGAATCGCGGCGGGACGACAGACGGCCAGGCAGGCCGGAGGTCAGGGACCGGGACAAGGACCGCGAGATGGATCCTGAGGATCAGCGCGGACCCGAGATGCGGGCCCCCGCATCCGGTCCGGAAGGTCCGCGGCCGAGGTCGGAGGAGCCGGAGCGTTCACCGGATCGTCCCGATCGAGAGCCGGGACGACCGGATGCCCGGCCGCGCAACCCGCGGCAGGACAGGCCGGAACAGGACCGGCCGGGACAGGCGCGGCCAGGACAGGACCGGCCGGACCAGCGAGACCGAGACAAGAAGCACGACGAATGGCTGCATCCGCGGGATTCCGGACCGGGAGGCAGGCCGACGGTTGACACGCCGGATCAGCAGAACCAGGACGAGGCAAGGAAGCCGCCCAAGCAGAAGCGGCCTCCCCGGGACGAACGGAAGCAGAAGCAGGAACAGAAGAAACAGAAGGAGAAGGAGCACAAGCCCGAGGAGGACAAGCCTCCGCAAGAGGATAGCGACGACGGCGGTGGCGCTCGCCGCTGA